A stretch of the Esox lucius isolate fEsoLuc1 chromosome 2, fEsoLuc1.pri, whole genome shotgun sequence genome encodes the following:
- the gpt2 gene encoding alanine aminotransferase 2, whose amino-acid sequence MMHRLQHLANRSLIVGAFDNPPVLVRTSTWRTSSCLVQSIRFKTQGPVEQYGLKRYSTAEATVVTRENIKMREKTLTMETLNPQVKAVEYAVRGPIVLKAGEIERGLQQGQKHPFTEVIKANIGDAHAMGQKPITFLRQVVALCSFPELLESPSFPEDAKVRAGRILQGCGGQSLGSYSASQGVDCIRRDIAAYIKQRDKGVPADWDNVYLTTGASDGIVSILKMLVSGQGLSRCGVMIPIPQYPLYSAAIAEMDAVQINYYLDEDHCWALDINELHRAYLAAKEHCHPRVICIINPGNPTGQVQSKKCIEEVLHFAFEENLFVMADEVYQDNVYSTDCQFHSFKKVLYEMGPEYFNTVELASFHSTSKGYSGECGFRGGYMEVLNLDPEVKAQLVKLLSVRLCPPVSGQAAMDVIVNPPLPHEPSYPQFHEEKSTILGALAEKARMTEHILNAVPGIKCNPVQGAMYAFPSIFIPPRAVEEAKALGMPPDMLYCLRLLEDTGICIVPGSGFGQREGTHHFRMTILPSMEKLKVLLEKLRDFHIKFLKKYSSLEELER is encoded by the exons ATGATGCATCGACTTCAACATTTGGCAAATAGATCATtaattgtaggtgcttttgatAACCCTCCCGTCCTTGTGCGGACAAGCACTTGGAGAACCTCATCATGTTTAGTGCAGTCTATTCGATTTAAAACACAAGGACCCGTTGAACAGTATGGACTGAAGAGATACAGTACAGCCGAGGCGACCGTGGTAACCAGGGAGAACATCAAGATGAGAGAAAAGACGCTGACCATGGAGACCCTCAATCCGCAGGTTAAAGCGGTGGAGTACGCTGTGAGAGGGCCCATTGTCTTGAAGGCTGGAGAAATCGAGAGAGGCTTGCAGCAG GGCCAAAAGCACCCCTTCACTGAGGTAATCAAAGCCAATATTGGAGATGCACACGCCATGGGGCAGAAGCCAATCACCTTTCTCCGTCAG GTGGTGGCTCTCTGCTCATTCCCGGAGCTGTTGGAAAGCCCCAGTTTCCCAGAGGATGCCAAAGTGCGCGCTGGTCGTATCCTGCAAGGCTGTGGGGGACAGAGCTTGG GGTCGTACAGTGCCAGCCAAGGAGTAGACTGTATCAGGCGGGATATCGCTGCTTACATCAAGCAACGCGACAAGGGCGTACCGGCCGACTGGGACAATGTTTACCTTACAACCGGAGCCAGCGATGGCATTGTG AGCATCCTGAAGATGCTGGTGTCAGGCCAGGGCCTGTCCCGGTGCGGTGTGATGATCCCCATCCCCCAGTACCCCCTGTACTCCGCAGCCATCGCAGAGATGGATGCCGTTCAGATCAACTACTACCTGGACGAGGACCACTGCTGGGCCCTGGACATCAATGAGCTCCACAGAGCCTACCTGGCTGCTAAGGAGCACTGCCACCCCAGAGTCATTTGCATCATCAACCCAGGCAACCCTACAG GTCAAGTGCAGAGCAAGAAGTGCATTGAAGAGGTCCTCCACTTTGCCTTTGAGGAGAATCTATTTGTCATGGCTGACGAG GTGTATCAGGACAATGTGTACTCCACAGACTGTCAGTTCCACTCCTTTAAGAAGGTGCTGTATGAGATGGGCCCGGAGTACTTTAACACTGTTGAGCTGGCCTCATTTCACTCCACCTCCAAAGGCTACTCAGGAGA GTGTGGGTTTAGAGGGGGGTATATGGAGGTGCTCAACCTCGACCCGGAGGTCAAGGCCCAGCTGGTCAAGCTGCTCTCCGTGAGGCTGTGCCCCCCTGTCTCAGGGCAGGCCGCCATGGATGTCATCGTAAACCCTCCCCTGCCACATGAGCCCTCCTACCCCCAGTTCCATGAG GAGAAGAGCACCATTCTTGGAGCTCTGGCTGAGAAGGCCCGGATGACTGAGCACATTCTCAACGCAGTGCCTGGAATCAAATGTAACCCGGTGCAGGGGGCCATGTACGCCTTCCCCAGCATCTTCATCCCCCCTCGAGCTGTGGAGGAGGCCAAG GCCCTGGGGATGCCTCCTGACATGCTGTACTGCCTGAGGCTGCTGGAAGACACCGGCATCTGCATTGTTCCGGGCAGTGGCTTCGGCCAGAGGGAAGGGACCCATCACTTCAG AATGACCATTCTGCCATCAATGGAGAAGCTGAAAGTGCTCCTGGAGAAGCTTCGGGATTTCCATATCAAGTTCCTGAAGAAGTATTCATcactggaggagctggagagaTGA
- the cdca9 gene encoding borealin-2: MAPRRTRKRSNPSEGHTNGQFSLEKRQKKVAIFMQQFEKEVQDRMNEIEAKLEELLATVDRAFKVELMKMPPAVQNTLIIDLINAEDNSAGDVTIAIKSESPEIHQPLSRKPSKKAVKISDGAPKQATSAHRKTRTDPLKGGKKTRSLINSSSTGSVRGTSFTNTKRAQSRLDKISGQTPHTGTRHRSVLQSASDDHLSCSLSGLVPHVTVSTSLGETLCLSDETIEDVDIGLLDDMAVRQMHKLRKLMDYLFNQVQENMQ; the protein is encoded by the exons ATGGCACCCAGAAGGACAAGGAAACGCAGCAATCCTTCTGAGGGGCACACAAATGGTCAATTTAGCCTGGAGAAGCGCCAGAAGAAAGTGGCAATTTTTATGCAGCAGTTTGAGAAAGAAG TACAGGACCGCATGAACGAGATTGAAGCAAAATTGGAAGAGCTTCTAGCAACCGTAGATCGGGCTTTCAAAGTGGAGCTGATGAAAATGCCACCTGCGGTTCAAAACACATTGATCATAGATTTAATAAATG CGGAAGATAATTCGGCAGGTGATGTCACCATCGCCATAAAG TCAGAATCACCTGAGATTCACCAGCCGCTCAGTCGGAAGCCTAGTAAAAAAG CCGTCAAAATAAGCGACGGGGCACCCAAGCAGGCCACATCGGCTCATCGGAAGACAAGAACAGATCCATTAAAG ggaGGCAAGAAAACCAGATCACTTATCAATAGTTCAAGCACCGGAAGCGTAAG GGGTACatcatttacaaatacaaaacgaGCCCAGTCTCGTCTTGACAAAATCAGTGGTCAGACTCCACATACTGGAACGAGACACAG ATCAGTTTTGCAGTCAGCCAGTGATGACCACCTGTCTTGCTCCCTGTCTGGATTAGTGCCACATGTAACTGTTTCTACATCCCTTGGAGAG ACATTATGCCTCTCCGATGAGACTATTGAAGATGTCGACATCGGGTTACTGGATGACATGGCGGTTCGCCAGATGCACAAGTTAAGG AAACTGATGGACTACCTTTTCAACCAAGTACAGGAGAACATGCAATGA
- the dnaja2a gene encoding dnaJ homolog subfamily A member 2a, with product MANVVDTKLYDILGVPPTATENELKKSYRKLAKEYHPDKNPNAGDKFKEISFAYEVLTNPEKKELYDRYGEQGLREGGGGGGGMDDIFSHIFGGGLFGFMGGQGRSRNGGRRRGEDMVHPLKVSLEDLYNGKTTKLQLSKNVLCGTCNGQGGKTGAVQKCVACRGRGMRIMIRQLAPGMVQQMQSVCTDCNGEGEVINEKDRCKKCEGKKVSKEVKILEVHVDKGMKHGQKITFGGEADQAPGVEPGDIVLVLQEKEHEIYKREAHDLHMTHKIGLVEALCGFQFTLKHLDGRHIVVKYPAGKVIEPGSIRVVRGEGMPQYRNPFEKGDLYIKFEVQFPDNNWISPEKLTELEDLLPIRAETPIVSGDAEEVDLQDYDVSQGSSGGRREAYNDSSDEEGGHHGPGVQCAHQ from the exons ATGGCGAACGTTGTCGATACTAAATTATATGACATCCTTGGGGTGCCACCCACTGCCACTGAAAATGAGTTAAAAAAG TCATACCGGAAGCTGGCAAAGGAATATCACCCCGACAAGAATCCAAATGCAGGCGACAAG TTCAAGGAGATAAGTTTTGCATACGAAGTGTTGACTAATCCAGAGAAGAAAGAGCTCTATGATCGCTATGGGGAGCAGGGCCTGCgggaaggaggtggaggtggcgGGGGGATGGATGACATCTTCTCCCACATCTTTGGTGGTGGACTCTTTGGCTTCATGGGTGGACAGGGGCGTAGCCGAAATGGTGGTAGGCGAAGAGGAGAGGACATGGTTCACCCACTCAA AGTTTCATTGGAAGACCTGTACAATGGGAAAACGACTAAACTGCAGCTGAGCAAGAATGTTCTTTGTGGCACTTGTAATGG TCAGGGTGGGAAGACGGGGGCCGTTCAGAAGTGTGTGGCCTGCAGGGGTCGTGGTATGCGCATCATGATCAGACAGTTGGCTCCTGGGATGGTCCAACAGATGCAGTCAGTTTGCACCGATTGTAATGGAGAAG GTGAGGTTATCAATGAGAAAGACCGCTGTAAAAAGTGTGAGGGCAAGAAGGTGAGCAAGGAGGTGAAAATCCTGGAGGTCCATGTCGATAAAGGCATGAAGCACGGACAGAAGATCACCTTCGGAGGGGAAGCGGACCAGGCACCTGGGGTGGAGCCGGGAGACATTGTCCTCGTCCTGCAAGAGAAGGAACACGAG ATATACAAAAGAGAGGCCCATGACCTGCACATGACCCATAAGATTGGCCTCGTTGAAGCACTTTGTGGATTCCAGTTTACATTGAAACACTTGGATGGCAGACACATTGTAGTCAAGTACCCTGCTGGCAAGGTCATTGAACCAG GCTCCATCAGAGTTGTTCGAGGAGAGGGAATGCCACAGTACCGTAATCCTTTTGAAAAAGGAGACCTCTATATTAAATTTGAAGTGCAGTTCCCAGATAACAACTGGATCAGCCCTGAGAAACTCACA gagcTAGAGGACTTGCTGCCAATCCGTGCCGAGACTCCCATAGTATCTGGGGACGCGGAGGAGGTGGACCTGCAGGACTATGACGTTAGCCAGGGCTCGTCTGGAGGCCGACGCGAGGCCTACAACGACAGCTCAGATGAGGAGGGAGGTCACCACGGCCCGGGAGTCCAGTGTGCGCACCAGTAG